A single window of Streptomyces xanthii DNA harbors:
- the yczR gene encoding MocR-like transcription factor YczR: protein MKVGSYAVARMVGDWQEGPGPGHRRLSDRLRLLILDGRIALGAALPSERDLAGALAVSRTTVGAAYRTLAEHGYLATRSRARATVRLPDDASGRLPERTDEGAVDLSVAAPAAPVEILHAAFASALRRLPHHFGRHGYDPYGVGELRAAVADWYGRRGLPTTPGQIMVTSGAQHALALLTRTLVAPRDRVLIDHPTYPHAIRVFTEARARLVPVGLTASGWDVPQLRAAAGGAALAYLVPDFHNPTGLCMPSGVRRELRPGCLTVVDETLADLALDRAPDAAGAEPLAAHVPGAVSVGSVSKSVWGGLRIGWIRARPALLERVVRNRPVTDLGTPVLEQLATAVLLDEGRTRRADALGELRARREVLVRELGERLPEVEVPCPAGGLTLWARFPEPVASRLAAVAPDHGVNLAAGPRFGVGGAFERHVRLPFTLPPELLVQGVERLAAARDAVARGAFGHHVPPPTA, encoded by the coding sequence ATGAAGGTGGGTTCGTACGCGGTGGCGCGGATGGTCGGGGACTGGCAGGAGGGGCCGGGGCCCGGGCACCGGCGGCTGTCGGACCGGTTGCGGCTGCTGATCCTGGACGGCCGGATCGCGCTGGGCGCGGCGCTGCCGAGCGAGCGGGACCTGGCCGGGGCGCTGGCGGTGAGCCGGACGACGGTCGGTGCCGCGTACCGGACGCTGGCCGAGCACGGGTATCTGGCCACCCGTTCGCGGGCCAGGGCGACGGTGCGGCTGCCCGACGACGCGTCGGGCCGGTTGCCGGAGCGGACGGACGAGGGGGCGGTCGACCTGTCGGTCGCGGCGCCCGCGGCACCGGTCGAGATCCTGCACGCCGCGTTCGCGAGCGCGCTGCGGCGGCTGCCGCACCACTTCGGCCGGCACGGCTACGACCCGTACGGCGTGGGGGAGCTGCGTGCGGCGGTCGCGGACTGGTACGGGCGGCGCGGGCTGCCGACGACGCCGGGTCAGATCATGGTGACCAGTGGGGCGCAGCACGCGCTGGCGCTGCTGACCCGGACGCTGGTGGCGCCGCGGGACCGGGTGCTGATCGACCATCCGACGTATCCGCACGCCATCCGGGTGTTCACGGAGGCGCGGGCGCGGCTGGTGCCGGTCGGGCTGACGGCTTCCGGCTGGGACGTGCCGCAGTTGCGCGCGGCGGCTGGGGGCGCGGCGCTGGCGTATCTGGTGCCGGACTTCCACAATCCGACGGGGCTGTGCATGCCGTCCGGGGTGCGGCGCGAGCTGCGGCCGGGGTGTCTCACGGTGGTCGACGAGACGCTGGCCGATCTGGCGCTGGACCGTGCGCCGGACGCGGCGGGCGCGGAGCCGCTGGCGGCGCACGTACCGGGCGCGGTCAGCGTCGGGTCCGTGTCGAAGAGCGTGTGGGGCGGGCTGCGGATCGGCTGGATCCGTGCGCGGCCCGCGCTGCTCGAACGGGTGGTCAGGAACCGGCCGGTGACGGATCTCGGGACGCCGGTGCTGGAGCAGCTCGCGACGGCCGTGCTGCTCGACGAGGGCCGGACGCGGCGGGCGGACGCGCTGGGGGAGTTGCGGGCGCGGCGGGAGGTGCTCGTGCGGGAACTCGGCGAGAGGCTTCCGGAGGTCGAAGTTCCGTGTCCCGCGGGCGGTCTGACGCTGTGGGCGAGATTTCCGGAGCCGGTCGCGTCACGGCTGGCGGCGGTGGCCCCGGACCACGGTGTGAACCTGGCGGCGGGGCCGCGTTTCGGGGTGGGCGGGGCGTTCGAGCGGCATGTCCGACTGCCTTTCACCTTGCCTCCTGAGCTACTGGTTCAGGGGGTGGAGCGGCTTGCCGCGGCCCGGGACGCGGTGGCCCGCGGGGCCTTCGGACACCACGTTCCGCCGCCCACCGCATGA
- a CDS encoding transglycosylase family protein, with product MVAAGVAGSAIAIPLLAASNASAATTQAWDRLAECESGGQWSLDAGNGYYGGLQFSQELWEQYGGLDFAPSADQASRSQQISVAEKVLDDQGPGAWPSCSITAGLSKSDSSAEVDPGASTPPPVLGGSSGGLLGIGGDANADKGEKNHDDGGNSDTPSDDASGDTSGNAKGDASDGKAGDEPGDGATASPSGDASTDEGDARGESDKSGPDDSTSPDGPKDSGAPDASPSASDPASEGSGAGRHRGGAASDDTADSRTGEGRHASRDDRRDGDAYTVRAGDNLWDIADSQGVDGGWTELYQLNKKAVGSDPDLILPGQSLDLGLESGEK from the coding sequence GTGGTCGCCGCCGGTGTCGCCGGCAGCGCCATCGCGATCCCGCTGCTCGCCGCGTCCAACGCGAGTGCCGCCACCACGCAGGCCTGGGACCGGCTCGCCGAGTGCGAGAGCGGCGGCCAGTGGAGCCTCGACGCGGGCAACGGGTACTACGGCGGGCTGCAGTTCTCGCAGGAGCTGTGGGAGCAGTACGGCGGCCTCGACTTCGCGCCGAGCGCCGACCAGGCGAGCCGTTCGCAGCAGATATCCGTCGCGGAGAAGGTGCTCGACGACCAGGGGCCCGGCGCCTGGCCGAGCTGCTCCATCACGGCGGGCCTCTCCAAGAGCGACAGCTCGGCCGAGGTCGACCCGGGGGCGAGCACGCCGCCGCCGGTCCTCGGCGGTTCGTCGGGCGGGCTCCTCGGGATCGGCGGGGACGCGAACGCCGACAAGGGAGAGAAGAATCACGACGACGGGGGCAATTCGGACACCCCGTCAGACGACGCCTCCGGGGATACCTCCGGTAACGCCAAGGGTGACGCGTCCGACGGCAAGGCGGGCGACGAGCCGGGCGACGGCGCCACCGCCTCGCCCTCCGGCGACGCGTCGACGGACGAAGGTGACGCGCGGGGTGAATCGGACAAGTCCGGCCCCGATGACTCCACTTCCCCGGACGGGCCGAAGGACTCCGGCGCACCGGACGCCTCCCCGTCCGCCTCCGACCCCGCCTCCGAGGGCTCCGGCGCGGGCCGCCACCGCGGCGGCGCCGCCTCCGACGACACCGCCGACTCCCGTACGGGAGAGGGCCGTCACGCCTCCCGTGACGACCGGCGCGACGGCGACGCGTACACGGTGCGCGCCGGCGACAACCTGTGGGACATCGCCGACTCCCAGGGCGTGGACGGCGGATGGACCGAGCTGTACCAGCTCAACAAGAAGGCGGTCGGCTCCGACCCCGACCTCATCCTTCCTGGTCAGAGTCTGGATCTTGGGCTCGAATCGGGCGAAAAGTAG
- a CDS encoding transglycosylase family protein → MLFSSKGKHRRPSKAVRVATLAGVTGAAVAVPLMGATGASAATASEWDAVAQCESGGNWSINTGNGYYGGLQFSASTWAAYGGTAYASTADQASKAQQISVAEKVLASQGKGAWPSCGVGLSGASTSNPAPAPAEQQQTQPQPERKAEQPANRSQERQAPKAAPKKTVTTPTGKKVAKGDGEYKVKKGDSLSAIAEAHHTTWQKLFKLNDDIVQDADLIYPGQQLHLK, encoded by the coding sequence ATGCTGTTCTCCAGCAAGGGCAAGCACCGCCGCCCGTCCAAGGCCGTCCGTGTCGCCACGCTCGCCGGTGTCACCGGTGCCGCCGTCGCCGTTCCGCTGATGGGTGCCACCGGCGCCTCCGCCGCCACCGCCTCCGAGTGGGACGCCGTCGCCCAGTGCGAGTCCGGCGGCAACTGGTCGATCAACACCGGCAACGGCTACTACGGCGGTCTGCAGTTCTCCGCCTCCACGTGGGCCGCGTACGGCGGCACCGCCTACGCCTCCACCGCCGACCAGGCCTCCAAGGCGCAGCAGATCTCCGTCGCCGAGAAGGTCCTCGCCTCCCAGGGCAAGGGCGCCTGGCCGTCCTGCGGTGTCGGCCTGTCCGGCGCCTCCACCTCGAACCCGGCCCCGGCCCCCGCCGAGCAGCAGCAGACCCAGCCGCAGCCCGAGCGCAAGGCCGAGCAGCCGGCCAACCGCTCGCAGGAGCGCCAGGCCCCGAAGGCCGCGCCGAAGAAGACCGTCACCACGCCGACCGGCAAGAAGGTCGCCAAGGGCGACGGCGAGTACAAGGTCAAGAAGGGTGACTCCCTCAGCGCGATCGCCGAGGCGCACCACACGACCTGGCAGAAGCTCTTCAAGCTGAACGACGACATCGTCCAGGACGCCGACCTGATCTACCCGGGCCAGCAGCTCCACCTCAAGTAA